Proteins from one Ananas comosus cultivar F153 linkage group 5, ASM154086v1, whole genome shotgun sequence genomic window:
- the LOC109709847 gene encoding senescence-specific cysteine protease SAG39-like isoform X1, whose translation METSVSPPRSPPAKTRLFVCLRGNMATTTVKNSSSRLSDEAMRRIHQNWMRRYDRKYADEDEEEKRFKIFKATFEEIEEYNTGEETCLVLLSRYSDLTDEEFFALSPNLEDDPPEEMQDDITIRELRREEHCDACCRYLCCK comes from the exons ATGGAAACTTCTGTTTCCCCCCCTAGATC ACCACCAGCGAAGACAAGGTTATTTGTCTGTCTCAGGGGCAATATGGCGACGACCACCGTGAAGAACAGCTCCAGCCGGCTGAGCGACGAGGCCATGCGCCGTATCCACCAAAATTGGATGAGGAGGTATGATCGCAAGTATGCCGACGAGGATGAAGAGGAGAAAcgcttcaaaattttcaaagcgACATTTGAGGAGATTGAGGAATACAACACAGGGGAGGAGACTTGCCTGGTCTTACTAAGCCGCTATTCAGATCTCACTGATGAGGAGTTCTTCGCCTTGTCTCCAAATTTAGAGGACGATCCGCCGGAAGAGATGCAGGATGATATCACTATACGTGAGCTTAGGCGGGAGGAGCACTGTGATGCCTGTTGCAGGTATCTGTGTTGCAAGTAG
- the LOC109709847 gene encoding senescence-specific cysteine protease SAG39-like isoform X2, translating to MSCERPPAKTRLFVCLRGNMATTTVKNSSSRLSDEAMRRIHQNWMRRYDRKYADEDEEEKRFKIFKATFEEIEEYNTGEETCLVLLSRYSDLTDEEFFALSPNLEDDPPEEMQDDITIRELRREEHCDACCRYLCCK from the exons ATGTCATGCGAgag ACCACCAGCGAAGACAAGGTTATTTGTCTGTCTCAGGGGCAATATGGCGACGACCACCGTGAAGAACAGCTCCAGCCGGCTGAGCGACGAGGCCATGCGCCGTATCCACCAAAATTGGATGAGGAGGTATGATCGCAAGTATGCCGACGAGGATGAAGAGGAGAAAcgcttcaaaattttcaaagcgACATTTGAGGAGATTGAGGAATACAACACAGGGGAGGAGACTTGCCTGGTCTTACTAAGCCGCTATTCAGATCTCACTGATGAGGAGTTCTTCGCCTTGTCTCCAAATTTAGAGGACGATCCGCCGGAAGAGATGCAGGATGATATCACTATACGTGAGCTTAGGCGGGAGGAGCACTGTGATGCCTGTTGCAGGTATCTGTGTTGCAAGTAG
- the LOC109709847 gene encoding senescence-specific cysteine protease SAG39-like isoform X3, with amino-acid sequence MATTTVKNSSSRLSDEAMRRIHQNWMRRYDRKYADEDEEEKRFKIFKATFEEIEEYNTGEETCLVLLSRYSDLTDEEFFALSPNLEDDPPEEMQDDITIRELRREEHCDACCRYLCCK; translated from the coding sequence ATGGCGACGACCACCGTGAAGAACAGCTCCAGCCGGCTGAGCGACGAGGCCATGCGCCGTATCCACCAAAATTGGATGAGGAGGTATGATCGCAAGTATGCCGACGAGGATGAAGAGGAGAAAcgcttcaaaattttcaaagcgACATTTGAGGAGATTGAGGAATACAACACAGGGGAGGAGACTTGCCTGGTCTTACTAAGCCGCTATTCAGATCTCACTGATGAGGAGTTCTTCGCCTTGTCTCCAAATTTAGAGGACGATCCGCCGGAAGAGATGCAGGATGATATCACTATACGTGAGCTTAGGCGGGAGGAGCACTGTGATGCCTGTTGCAGGTATCTGTGTTGCAAGTAG